The genomic stretch AAATTTTGCGATACCGATACTGGTGTTGACCGTGAAGCTTCTAGCGCCAATCACAATTGGGTAGGTCGCTAATTGGTCGAGAAGTTTTTGCGCTAAGAGTGTGACATCAAATTGCGCGTTTTCTTTTGTATTTTCAATGATGACAGTGAATTCATCACCACCAAGACGCGTCACCATATCGCTGCTACGAAAAATATCTTTCAGCCTGCCTGCAATTTGAATTAAAAGTGCGTCCCCAGCTTCGTGGCCAAGTGAATCATTAATATATTTGAAATTATCCAAATCCATAAAAAACAGCGCAAAGGATTGATTGTTGTGATGTGAGAATCGGATAACCTGATTGAGGTGATCCAAAAACATTCTGCGATTTGGCAAGCCTGTTAACTTATCGAAGAACGCAAGTTGATGTAACTCATTCTCTAATTTTTTGCGTTCAGTAATGCTTGATAACACTGCAAGTAAATGGTTCTCAGACTTTTCACTATCCTCTATAAATTCCAAACGCATTTCGACAGGGAGTGCAGTTTTGTTTTGCTTTGAGATCACGATGTCATGAGAAGGTGGGTTGCTTTTGTGTTTTTCCATCCACTCGATTTCACGGAGTAAGTCGGCCAAGTCAAGGTTAAGCGCATCACTAAACGCTACAACATGCATGCCATTAAAGTAATCGGTCGGATAACCAGTAATGCTAGTCACTGCATCATTCACAAAAACAATATTAAGATTTTTATTAAACAGCACAAAGGCATCGTGGGTTTGTTCAACAATCTGCACTAGTTGGAAAAGTCGTGAAGACTTTTCTTGTAGAGAGCTGGACATTTCATTAATCGCTTTGCCTAGCTCGCCAATTTCCCCAATCGAGGTTTCCGGCGCACGAGTAGACAGTTTGCCTTCGGCCAAGTTTTTGGCCATGGAGGTAAATGTACTGATTTGTCGACGGATTTTACTCGATGAGGCGAAGAATAAGAATAAAGACAAACCGCAGGAGAGAATAGTGAAAACGATCACGGCCCAGTAAAAGCTATTGATAATAGAAAAATAAGCTTCTTGAGAGAAGCTCACAGTAATCACGCCCCACTCTTGACCGCTAATCGCTACTGGCGTACTAAATTCAAAATGTTTGGTGGTTGAAAATAAGTTGTGGCTATTGCTGATGACGTAAGGGCGGTCACCTATCAATAATGCTTTGTCATGATTAAAGTGTATTTTGTAATAGGGCAGGGATTTTTCTTTCAGCGTCCAATTATCTTTTGTCATGATGATTTCTTCACCACTACGATTGCTGTAAACAATCATCAAAATGTTCGGTGTATCCCGCATAACGTTCATGCAGTAATCGATAATCTGACTAAATTCTTTTTTGTAGAGTGCATCGTAAGTGGCAGCGAGGGTGCTGTTGGAGAAGGTTCGCCCCTGCTCGGCAGCCATTTCATCAGAAAGGCGATTGAAGAATGGTAAAACTACCAATAACAGTAATAGACCAGTGAACGATTGAATAATACTGGTGCGTATGAAGAAGTGACCAAAAATGCCTGAAAATAACTTATTTTTCATTAGCATCAGTTGGGGACACGTGCCGGTTTTTTAGACTTATTTGCGTTTGACGAACCAATACTCGCATTCGCTTTGAGCGTTTTATAACGCTTGAGTAAATCACGCACGTTGTCTAAGTCAGCGCTGCCGACTTCTTCGAATGACTCCGCATGAATAATGCGCATGAGTTGCTTACCTTTTTCAGTGGAGCTGAGGTCAATGAGAGACTGCATTGCGGCTTGATGGGATTTGTTGGGCATGGAAATTTTTGCGCCCGCGACTAGTCCTAGCATAGGTTCTGATGTTGCTAAGACGGTCAATTTTTTAGCTAATTGAGGATTTAGTTCAATGGCCGTTTTGTATTCACTTTCTCTCACGATGGTCATGTCTGACCGTCCAAAGAAAACATCCATAATGCCGGTATTGATGTTTTTTGGATTAATGCTTTCGGCAAAAAAACTATCAAGCTCAGGCGCTTGGTTTTCCAACAGCATAGTATTCAAAAAAAGCTTTTCCATATCTTGCGTATTGCGCATGCTCAGGCGTTTACCTCGTAAATCTTTAATACTTTTAATGTTATCAGCGCTTCTCACCAGCGCAATAAGTGATTGTTTAAGCGCTGCATTTTTATAATGAATTGCCATCATTTGAGGCTTCATCTTGTTTTCTCGTTGAAGGTATTCAAGAGGTGTGCCAAAGATGCCATGTATTTGATCTTTATCAAAGGCGTTGTATAGATCTTGTGTCGAGTCAAATACAAGCACGGATAAATTGGCGCTGTGTGCTTTAAGCAAGTCTGATAAGGCCACGTTAAACGTGATTTCAGTATCTTGTTTGGAGCTATCTCGAATACCAAGGGAACTGCCACCCATCATGATCTTTTCAGCGATGTTATCGTCGGCAGCTATGCCATTGATTGCGATAGTGAGTAGTAAAAGCAAAAATATTTTTTGTAGATGCTGGATCATTGCGCTTCTGCGCCTAATACGTAGTTGATTTCCGCTAATTGAAGCTGTTGATCATGCTGTGCGCGCAACAAATTGCCTTTTACGATGGCTTCTAAAATACTGGCTTCTACCATGTCTTGAGGTTTTGATGCGCCTATCTGCAACGCACTTGCAGTGAGATCGACGTTTTCTTGTGCTTGTTTAGCGGCGAGTGTTGATACTGCGATTTGTTGTCTTGCCGCATCAAATTCGATGAATAGCTTTTTGATTAAAGTCGCGATGCCTTGCTCAACTAATTTCTGCTTGTCTCGCATTTGTGAGGATTGCAATCTTGCTGTATTGACTTGGTTCGTGGTCATGCCACCATTAAAAAGTGGCAAGCTGATCCCAACACCAATTGTCCAGCTATCTTTAGTCGAGCCATTAACCAGTGCCGAGTCGATGTTGCTGTCGAGGTGTTTTGCTTCTGCGGTAAGCGCAACTTTTGGAAAGTAGCCGCTGCGTGCTTCATCAATCTTTTCATTGGAGGCACGCACTGCGAGTTTGAGTAAGTTGATTTGAGGATTGAATTGATTCGCCTGTTGAATCAATGCCTCGATTTGTGGATCTTGATTTAATGTATTGTTTAAAGGCGTCTCGATACTGATTTGACTATCCCAGCTTGCACCCATCGTATTGGCCAGGGCAGCCAGTGCCGCTTGATGTTTGCTGGCAAAATCAATTTCAACTGATTTTGCATAAGAGACGGCGAGTTCTGTTTTAATGAAATCAAGTTTATTCACCGTTTCTGAACCGCCCTCATACAAGCTTTTGGTGAAATCCCTTGTGCTACTCAGTGAGCTGAGAATCGCTTTCGCTGTTTTGTTGAGTGCCTGAGTGAGTTGCGCTGCGAAATAATAGCGCTTTACATCGCGCACCACTTGCAAGCTGGTGCGGCGATATTCCTCTTGTGCAATTTCCTTGCCGATAACAGTTTGGTTAATGAGGCTGGTGATTTTTCCGCCAGTGTATAGCGGATACATTAATTGCAATGCAGCTGAGCTGATGTTTTGATCCATGAGCTTAATGTTTTGCGCTGGCACTGGCACCTCTGCGCCACCCAGTGCGGCCACAGAAATGCTGTTTGCGGGCACACTAAACAAAGGCGCTTTATCGCGGTGCTGAAAACCAGCTTGAAGGGTCAAGGTGGGCCAGCGTGCCGAAAGTGCTTGTTGGTATTGGCTTTCAGCGATGGCTGCAGATTGATAGGAAATCTGTTTTTCAATATTGTTTTTGAGGGCAATTTCAATCGCGGTATCTAGGCTTAGACGAGGGAAGTTCTCGGCGGCATAGACATTGAGATTGAGATTGAGTGATGTCAGAACGCTAGCCAAGATTAAAACAGCGTGCGTGCGTGTGCTTTTATTATTGTTTTTGGTGAACACAGCAAAACAATTCATTTTTTCAATGCCTTAATGATCGGTTTCGGTTAAAAAAGAACGAATAAAATCAATCTAATACAGGAAATTTTATTATCTAATACGGAAAATTTTAATATGATTACATTTTTTATATGCTTAAACAACGCTTTGTTTTAATGGGATGGATGATTAAGTGCGCTATTTTATTTGGCATCATTTGATTCTGTAAGATGGCTAGGGATAAAACGATTCCTTTGGGCGATATTCAATCCAATTTCGGGTAAAATAACGCTTTTATCACTTCAGCTTCTCAGTCCATGTCCCCATCTATGCCAAGTTTGCCTATGTTAAGTTTGCGCGGTAGCGCGGCGCTATCCTCTTTCAGACTTCAAAAAATCCTTGCGAATTTAAGTCAATCAGCCCCTCAAATTAATGCGGTGCATGCTGATTTTTGGCATTTTGCTTGGAATGAAGGATCGTTGACTGATGGGCAATTGGACACGCTGAAAAAGATCCTGACTTATGGTCCACGTATGGCTGAGGAAGCGCCAGTAGGTGAGTTGTTTTTGGTGATTCCCCGACCAGGCACGATTTCACCTTGGGCTTCACGTGCAACGGATATTGCTAAACATTGCGGCTTAGGCAATATGCAACGTATTGAGCGAGGGATTGCTTATTACGTGAGTAAGAAAGATGGCTCAGCATTAACGGAAGCTGAAAAACAAGCAGTGAAGGCTGCCGTCCATGATCGCATGACGGAAGCTGTGTTTGGAAGCATCGATGATGCGGCTAAGCTTTATCATCAAGCAACGCCAGCGCCTTTGTCGAGTGTGGATATTTTGGCTGGGGGTAAGGCTGCGCTTAATCAAGCCAACACCGACTTAGGCTTAGCGCTTTCTCCAGATGAAGTGGACTATTTGTTAGAAAACTTCACTCGCATTGGCCGCAATCCAACGGATGTTGAATTGATGATGTTTGCGCAGGCGAACTCAGAGCATTGTCGCCACAAGATTTTTAATGCGGATTGGGTTGTGGATGGTGTTGAGCAAGCACAGTCATTGTTTGGCATGATTCGAAATACACACAAGTTAAATCCAGGCAGCACTGTCGTTGCTTATTCTGACAACGCCTCTATCGTGGCGGGCTCAGCTGGTCAAAAAACCAAACGTTTCTATCCGCAAGCAGGCGGCGCATATGGTTTCATCGAAGAAGAAATGCATTACTTGATGAAAGTGGAAACACATAACCATCCAACAGCCATTTCACCTTTTGCTGGTGCGGCGACAGGTGCAGGTGGTGAGATTCGTGATGAAGGTGCAACAGGTAGCGGCTCTAAACCGAAAGCTGGCTTAACTGGCTTCTCAGTTTCAAATTTGAATATTCCAGGTTTTGAACAGCCTTGGGAAGGTAGTTACGGCAAGCCTTCACGTACCGCTTCCCCTTTACAAATTATGATGGATGGCCCGCTGGGTGGCGCGGCTTATAACAATGAATTTGGTCGTCCAAATATTGCGGGTTATTTCCGAACTTTTGAATTAGAAGCTGCTGGTGAAATACGCGGCTATCACAAGCCAATTATGTTGGCAGGGGGCGTTGGTAATATTTCTGCGAAACACTCTAAAAAGAACCCGATACCTGCAGGTGCTTGCCTTATTCAGTTAGGTGGCCCAGCGATGTTGATTGGTTTAGGTGGCGGTGCTGCTTCAAGTATGGATACAGGCGCTAATGCAGAGAACTTGGACTTTGATTCAGTGCAACGAGGCAATCCAGAGTTAGAGCGCCGTGCGCAAGAAGTGATTGATCGTTGCTGGCAGTTGGGCGATAAGAACCCAATCTTAAGTATTCATGACGTTGGCGCGGGTGGTATCTCAAATGCATTCCCTGAGCTGGTGAATGATGCTGGTGTGGGTGCAGTGTTCCAATTACGTGATGTGCATAACGAAGAGCCGGGTATGTCACCTCGTGAGCTTTGGAGTAACGAAGCGCAAGAGCGTTATGTCATGGCTGTTTCTAAAGAAAACCTAGCGCTATTTGCTGAAATCTGTGAGCGTGAGCGTTGTCCGTTTGCAGTGGTTGGTGAAGCTACTGAAGAGCGCCATTTAACGGTGGCTGACAGTCATTTTGGCAACAAGCCTGTGGATATGGATTTATCTGTATTGCTTGGCAAACCGCCAAAAATGCTTCGGGATGTAAAGCATGCAACACGTACCTTGCCAGCCTTTGATACAACAAAGATTGATTTAAAAGACGCGGCAAATCGCGTGCTACGCCTGCCTGGCGTTGCTGATAAAACATTCCTCATTACCATTGGCGACCGCTCTGTAACGGGTTTGATTGCGCGTGACCAAATGGTCGGCCCATGGCAAGTACCAGTAGCTGACGTGGCGGTAACGCTTGCGGGCTATCAAACTTATCAAGGTGAAGCCTTCGCGATTGGTGAGAAAGCGCCTTTGGCCTTGATTTACGGCCCCGCATCTGGCCGGATGGCCATTGGCGAATCAATTACCAATATCGCCGCAAGTTTAATTAGCGACATTAGTGATTTGAAACTATCCGCTAACTGGATGGCGCCAGCAGGTCACCCGGGTGAGGATGCTGCCTTGTTTGATACTGTTAAAGCAGTAGGCATGGAACTTTGCCCTGCGCTTGGCATTAGTATTCCTGTTGGTAAAGACTCGATGTCAATGAAGACGGTTTGGGATGATGCGGGCGAGAATAAAGCCGTCACATCACCAATTTCATTAGTAGTCACTGCATTTGCCGCTACGCCAGATGCACGTAAAACACTGACGCCACAATTAAGAACAGACTTGGGTGATACCAGTTTGATTTTGATTGATTTGGGCGCTGGTAAAAACCGCATGGGTGGCTCAGCTTTGGCACAAGTCTACGGTGCGGTGGGTAATCAAGCGCCAGATGTGGATGATGCGTCACGTTTGAAAAGCTTCTTTAGCGCAATTCAAGCGTTGAATTCAGATGGTAAATTGCTTGCCTATCATGACCGTTCTGACGGCGGCTTATTCTCAACCGTTGTTGAAATGGCTTTTGCCGGACATTGCGGATTGGCGATAAGTCTAGATGGCTTGGCTGGTGATATTGCAAGCGTGCTATATAACGAAGAATTAGGTGCAGTGATTCAAGTGCGCGCATCAGATACAGATGTGATTGCCGCCAGCTTGAAGCAAGCGCTACCAAATTGCATCCATGTCATTGGTGAGGTGACTCCTGGCGACGCTATCGTGATGAAGCAAGCGGGCATGGCAATATTTGAAGCCTCTCGAGTTGATTTGCATCGCGCTTGGTCTGAAACGACTTACCAAATGCAAAAAATGCGTGATAACCCAGCTTGTGCGCAACAAGAATATGACCGTATTTTAGATAAATCAGATGTGGGTTTGCATGCAAAACTCACATTCGACCCAAGCGACAATGTTGCTGCCCCATATATTGCCACTGGCGCGCGCCCAAAAATGGCAATTTTGCGGGAGCAAGGCGTGAATGGCCAAACGGAAATGGCTGCTGCATTTGACCGTGCTGGCTTTGCCACTTACGACGTGCATATGAGTGACATCATTAGCGGTCGAGTGAGCTTAAAAGACTTTGCTGGTTTTGTGGCTTGTGGCGGTTTCTCTTATGGGGATGTGTTAGGTGCGGGTGAGGGTTGGGCGAAGTCCATCTTGTTTAACGCACGCGCTAATGACGAGTTCTCAGCATTCTTTCAACGCCAAGACTCATTCTCTTTAGGTATTTGTAACGGTTGCCAAATGATGAGCAACTTACACAGCATTATTCCTGGTGCTGATCAATGGCCGCATTTTGTTCGTAACAAGTCAGAACAGTTTGAAGCGCGCTTTGCGATGGTGGAAGTGCAAGAGTCGCCATCACTATTCTTTGCAGGCATGGCTGGAAGCCGCATGCCAATTGCCGTTGCACATGGTGAAGGTTTTGCGGAATTTTCTTCAGAATCTGCGGTCAATGATGTTATAGCAAGTAAATTAGTTAGTATGAAGTTCGTAGATAATGCAGGCAGTCCAACTGAAGTGTATCCATTTAACCCAAATGGATCACCCCAGGGAATTACTGGTTTAACTACGCAAGATGGGCGTTTTAGTATTATGATGCCGCATCCAGAACGTGTTTTCCGTACTGTGCAAAACTCTTGGCATCCAGATGCTTGGGGCGAAGATGGTGCTTGGATACGTATGTTTAGAAATGCAAGAAAGTTTATTAATTAAAACAAATAACACGGAGAGAAATACATGAAAATGATCAAAGCCCTAATGATGGTAATTGCCCTAAGCATCCCGTTTGCAGCATTTGCAATGGAAGGTGAGCAGCAAGTTGATTACACCGAAGCATTACGTGATGGTAATGTTAAAAAAGTAAAAAAATATATTGATTCAGGTGTAGATGTGAATGAGAAATTCTTCGCATGGTCAGCATTACAGATTTCTGCAAACAAAAATCAATTAGGCGTGGTCAAATATTTGGTTGAGCATGGCGCTGATGTGAACTATACCCATCCATTAACGAAGATGTCTGCGATCCAAATGGCGGCTTATGATGGTTATACTGAAATTGTGAAATACCTGGCTTCTAAAGGTGCTGATTTAAACTTAAAGCTTAAAGGTGATGTATCGATTGTTCGTGTGGTTCGTGATACAGGCAATACCAAGATGGTAGATTTGCTACTTTCTTTAGGTGCTAAAGATGACGGCTGTAAAGAAGAGAAGTGCTTCTAATAAAGCCTCACAAATTAGTTTAAATGCTTTAACATGAGTCTATGCAGATTCATTTGAACATTAATGCATTAACCCACAAGTACCTGATGGTGTTTGTGGGTTTTTTTACGTTGATGAGTCACGGTCATGCGGAAGAAAACCAATTCACCAGCCGACATATTCAAACACTTGCAGCATCCTGTGCGGCTTGTCATGGCTCTGAAGGGAATAGTCTTGGTGGCAACGCAGTGCTTGCCGGCTTAGATGCCTCCCATTTTGTAATGCAAATGATGGCATTCAAAAATGGCACGCGAAGCGCAACTGTGATGCATCGACATGCTAAAGGCTTAACGGTTGAGGAAATTAACGATTTGGCCCTATACTTTTCTCAGCAAAAGCGCATCGACGGACTCACACCGCCCAATCAAAAGTGGGCAGAATAACATGGCTATCGATAGACGTGACTTCCTTAAAATGGCGGCTGCAAGTGCGCTGGTTTCATTGCCCATGGTTACCCCCTTGCTTGCAAAAGCAAGCCAAGCCAGGGGCAGGGTGGTGGTAATTGGTGGCGGCTATGCCGGCGCGACGGTGGCGAAGTATTTACGTGTTTGGAGTGACGGTGGCCTTGATGTTGTGGTGGTTGAGCCGCGTAATCAGTTCGTTTCTTGCCCGCTGAGCAATCTCGTGTTGGGTGGTAGTAAAAATATCAATCAACTGACCTTTGGCTACGATCTTCTTAAAAAAAATCATGGCATTGAATGGGTGTCAGATGAAGTGCTCGCCATCGATGCTGCTAAGCGGGTCGTGAAAATGAAGCGGGGTGAACTCGCCTATGACAAGCTAGTCGTGGCGCCTGGTATTGATTTTATGTATGAACAATTACCGATGTTGGAAAGCAAGGAAGCGCAGTTGGAAGTGCCTCACGCTTGGAAAGCTGGGGCGCAAACTGTGACTTTGCGCAAACAGCTAGAAAGTATGAAAGACGGCGGGGTATTTGTCATGAGCGTCCCTAAAGCGCCATACCGTTGCCCACCGGGGCCATATGAGCGCGCCTGTCAGGTCGCGCTTTATTTAAAGAACAATCAACCAACATCAAAAGTGATTGTGTTGGATGCCAATCCCGAAATCACTTCAAAAAAAGCTTTGTTCACTAAAGTGTTTGCGGAAAATTATGCAAGCATTATTGACTATCGGGCCAATAGCACGATAGTTGATGTGGATGTAGGGCGTAAAACCGTTACAACTGAATTCGAATCCATTCAGGCTGATGTGCTGAATATTATTCCGCCGCAACGTGCAGGAAAAATTGCACAAATTGCAGGCACTGCCAATGTGGATAAGCGTTGGTGCGAGGTGGATTTTGTAAGCTATGAATCTAAGATTGTCCCCAATGTTCATATTATTGGAGACTCCGTTTCAGCTGCATTGCCAAAGTCAGCGCACATGGCGACTTCGCAAGCCAAAGTGTGCGCCAATGCCATCCTGGCAATCATGAGCCAGCAAGCGCCTGACGCATCGCCTGTATTTGCCAATACATGTTACAGCTATGTATCCGATAAAATGGCCATGCACGTAGCGAATGTCTATCGTTATGATGCGAATAAAAAAATCATGGTGCCTGCCGAAGGCGGCGGAGTGTCTGAAAAACCATCAGAGCTGGAAGGCAATTATGCGCAAGCTTGGGCAAACAATATTTGGTCCGACGTCCTGACCTAAGGGTTTTTTTAGCACATTTTATGAAGGAGCGTTACCTTGAAATTAAAACAATGCTTATCTGTTTGGCTGCTGGCATGCGTTAGCACATCGGCACTGGCACATGAAATTACCCTAACCTCTGTCGCTGTCTATATTCAAGCGCAAGACTATGATCACCCAATTCGGTTAAGAAATTACTCACAAGATTATTGGGTTAGCCAAGCGCCAATGTTAGAGACTGCGGCGCTCGAGGTGTTGAGCAAGGACTTTGGCGGCGTGGAAATGTGCGATGCAAAACCACTGGAATCTAAAGTCTTGGTGTGGCTCCGCCCAAGTATGTTCTATAACCCACAAATGCAAACCTTTTACGGAAAAGTCACTGCGATGACCTTGACTGCGGATGGTAAGCCTTTGGGTAAGTATGTGGGCGAAGCTAGCAAGCGTGCTTTTTTTGATGTTAAAACCGACATGACACTCAAAGCGGTTTATCACGCAGCCATGCAAGGGGTTTCAAATAAAATGAAAGCCGATACCAAGTTCCAAGAAGCGCTCAAAGCGCCTTCGTTTTCATCGCCTTGTGCAACAGCCAGCATGTTGCCCGAGTCAAAAATTAAATTTATGTCCATTCAGTAGTTTTAATACAGTAGTTGCAAATGAGTAGTGTCAATTCAATAGGGGAGTTTGTATGCGTATTTCCAAATTATTACTAGCCTTAGTCGCGGTGGTTTCTATCACTGCCCAAGCCCACGAAACCAAAAAAATCACTGGCCTAAAAATGCCTGAATCAGCGATTGCCGCAAAAGATGGACGTGTGTTTGTTTCAGAAATTGGCGAGTTTGGTAAAGACGGTGACGGTCAAATTACCGTGGTAGATAAAAACGGCGAAGCCAAAGTATTTGCACAAGGCTTGGATGATCCGAAAGGCCTAGCGATTGTCGGTAAGGATTTGTATGTGGCCGATAACCACCGTGTGATTAAAATCACGCCAGATGGCAAAACTTCAGTGTTTGCCGCGGC from Candidatus Methylopumilus turicensis encodes the following:
- a CDS encoding EAL domain-containing protein; amino-acid sequence: MKNKLFSGIFGHFFIRTSIIQSFTGLLLLLVVLPFFNRLSDEMAAEQGRTFSNSTLAATYDALYKKEFSQIIDYCMNVMRDTPNILMIVYSNRSGEEIIMTKDNWTLKEKSLPYYKIHFNHDKALLIGDRPYVISNSHNLFSTTKHFEFSTPVAISGQEWGVITVSFSQEAYFSIINSFYWAVIVFTILSCGLSLFLFFASSSKIRRQISTFTSMAKNLAEGKLSTRAPETSIGEIGELGKAINEMSSSLQEKSSRLFQLVQIVEQTHDAFVLFNKNLNIVFVNDAVTSITGYPTDYFNGMHVVAFSDALNLDLADLLREIEWMEKHKSNPPSHDIVISKQNKTALPVEMRLEFIEDSEKSENHLLAVLSSITERKKLENELHQLAFFDKLTGLPNRRMFLDHLNQVIRFSHHNNQSFALFFMDLDNFKYINDSLGHEAGDALLIQIAGRLKDIFRSSDMVTRLGGDEFTVIIENTKENAQFDVTLLAQKLLDQLATYPIVIGARSFTVNTSIGIAKFPDNGLDSDTLLRHADTAMYAAKKSGKNRYALFTEDMNSDMREHIEMESALKEAIRVKDQLNLQYQPIVDLKTGALVGAEALARWHHPTKGLISPSDFIAVAEKSDLIIDLSDKLLNIAFKQAQIWEGNENSPYLSINISVKQFAKDDFVDRMIVMLQTFQINAHKILLEFTESVMLDSTNETFTKFEKLKKVGFQIGIDDFGTGYSSMGYIHKLPIDILKIDRTFVVDVTNNNKSQAIVSAITKLSSTLGIKTIAEGVERQEDADWLQAFDCNYGQGYLYDEALDIDVFEKKYLK
- the purL gene encoding phosphoribosylformylglycinamidine synthase, with the protein product MSPSMPSLPMLSLRGSAALSSFRLQKILANLSQSAPQINAVHADFWHFAWNEGSLTDGQLDTLKKILTYGPRMAEEAPVGELFLVIPRPGTISPWASRATDIAKHCGLGNMQRIERGIAYYVSKKDGSALTEAEKQAVKAAVHDRMTEAVFGSIDDAAKLYHQATPAPLSSVDILAGGKAALNQANTDLGLALSPDEVDYLLENFTRIGRNPTDVELMMFAQANSEHCRHKIFNADWVVDGVEQAQSLFGMIRNTHKLNPGSTVVAYSDNASIVAGSAGQKTKRFYPQAGGAYGFIEEEMHYLMKVETHNHPTAISPFAGAATGAGGEIRDEGATGSGSKPKAGLTGFSVSNLNIPGFEQPWEGSYGKPSRTASPLQIMMDGPLGGAAYNNEFGRPNIAGYFRTFELEAAGEIRGYHKPIMLAGGVGNISAKHSKKNPIPAGACLIQLGGPAMLIGLGGGAASSMDTGANAENLDFDSVQRGNPELERRAQEVIDRCWQLGDKNPILSIHDVGAGGISNAFPELVNDAGVGAVFQLRDVHNEEPGMSPRELWSNEAQERYVMAVSKENLALFAEICERERCPFAVVGEATEERHLTVADSHFGNKPVDMDLSVLLGKPPKMLRDVKHATRTLPAFDTTKIDLKDAANRVLRLPGVADKTFLITIGDRSVTGLIARDQMVGPWQVPVADVAVTLAGYQTYQGEAFAIGEKAPLALIYGPASGRMAIGESITNIAASLISDISDLKLSANWMAPAGHPGEDAALFDTVKAVGMELCPALGISIPVGKDSMSMKTVWDDAGENKAVTSPISLVVTAFAATPDARKTLTPQLRTDLGDTSLILIDLGAGKNRMGGSALAQVYGAVGNQAPDVDDASRLKSFFSAIQALNSDGKLLAYHDRSDGGLFSTVVEMAFAGHCGLAISLDGLAGDIASVLYNEELGAVIQVRASDTDVIAASLKQALPNCIHVIGEVTPGDAIVMKQAGMAIFEASRVDLHRAWSETTYQMQKMRDNPACAQQEYDRILDKSDVGLHAKLTFDPSDNVAAPYIATGARPKMAILREQGVNGQTEMAAAFDRAGFATYDVHMSDIISGRVSLKDFAGFVACGGFSYGDVLGAGEGWAKSILFNARANDEFSAFFQRQDSFSLGICNGCQMMSNLHSIIPGADQWPHFVRNKSEQFEARFAMVEVQESPSLFFAGMAGSRMPIAVAHGEGFAEFSSESAVNDVIASKLVSMKFVDNAGSPTEVYPFNPNGSPQGITGLTTQDGRFSIMMPHPERVFRTVQNSWHPDAWGEDGAWIRMFRNARKFIN
- a CDS encoding ankyrin repeat domain-containing protein yields the protein MKMIKALMMVIALSIPFAAFAMEGEQQVDYTEALRDGNVKKVKKYIDSGVDVNEKFFAWSALQISANKNQLGVVKYLVEHGADVNYTHPLTKMSAIQMAAYDGYTEIVKYLASKGADLNLKLKGDVSIVRVVRDTGNTKMVDLLLSLGAKDDGCKEEKCF
- a CDS encoding c-type cytochrome; the encoded protein is MQIHLNINALTHKYLMVFVGFFTLMSHGHAEENQFTSRHIQTLAASCAACHGSEGNSLGGNAVLAGLDASHFVMQMMAFKNGTRSATVMHRHAKGLTVEEINDLALYFSQQKRIDGLTPPNQKWAE
- a CDS encoding TolC family protein, with product MNCFAVFTKNNNKSTRTHAVLILASVLTSLNLNLNVYAAENFPRLSLDTAIEIALKNNIEKQISYQSAAIAESQYQQALSARWPTLTLQAGFQHRDKAPLFSVPANSISVAALGGAEVPVPAQNIKLMDQNISSAALQLMYPLYTGGKITSLINQTVIGKEIAQEEYRRTSLQVVRDVKRYYFAAQLTQALNKTAKAILSSLSSTRDFTKSLYEGGSETVNKLDFIKTELAVSYAKSVEIDFASKHQAALAALANTMGASWDSQISIETPLNNTLNQDPQIEALIQQANQFNPQINLLKLAVRASNEKIDEARSGYFPKVALTAEAKHLDSNIDSALVNGSTKDSWTIGVGISLPLFNGGMTTNQVNTARLQSSQMRDKQKLVEQGIATLIKKLFIEFDAARQQIAVSTLAAKQAQENVDLTASALQIGASKPQDMVEASILEAIVKGNLLRAQHDQQLQLAEINYVLGAEAQ
- a CDS encoding phosphate/phosphite/phosphonate ABC transporter substrate-binding protein, which gives rise to MIQHLQKIFLLLLLTIAINGIAADDNIAEKIMMGGSSLGIRDSSKQDTEITFNVALSDLLKAHSANLSVLVFDSTQDLYNAFDKDQIHGIFGTPLEYLQRENKMKPQMMAIHYKNAALKQSLIALVRSADNIKSIKDLRGKRLSMRNTQDMEKLFLNTMLLENQAPELDSFFAESINPKNINTGIMDVFFGRSDMTIVRESEYKTAIELNPQLAKKLTVLATSEPMLGLVAGAKISMPNKSHQAAMQSLIDLSSTEKGKQLMRIIHAESFEEVGSADLDNVRDLLKRYKTLKANASIGSSNANKSKKPARVPN
- a CDS encoding NAD(P)/FAD-dependent oxidoreductase: MAIDRRDFLKMAAASALVSLPMVTPLLAKASQARGRVVVIGGGYAGATVAKYLRVWSDGGLDVVVVEPRNQFVSCPLSNLVLGGSKNINQLTFGYDLLKKNHGIEWVSDEVLAIDAAKRVVKMKRGELAYDKLVVAPGIDFMYEQLPMLESKEAQLEVPHAWKAGAQTVTLRKQLESMKDGGVFVMSVPKAPYRCPPGPYERACQVALYLKNNQPTSKVIVLDANPEITSKKALFTKVFAENYASIIDYRANSTIVDVDVGRKTVTTEFESIQADVLNIIPPQRAGKIAQIAGTANVDKRWCEVDFVSYESKIVPNVHIIGDSVSAALPKSAHMATSQAKVCANAILAIMSQQAPDASPVFANTCYSYVSDKMAMHVANVYRYDANKKIMVPAEGGGVSEKPSELEGNYAQAWANNIWSDVLT